TATTATGGGATTCTTACAAAAATATTAAGTAATTATTGTAATAATATATTTGTAGATAGATGACGGATATAAAAAGATAAGGTAGTTTTATGATTTATTTTTATTTTCTTGAAAAAGACTGAAAGTAAGTTATAGTATATCAGTAATGTTTCTTGGGACCCATTATAAAAAATATCAAGGAGAAAAAAATGAAAGAAAAAACTTATGATTTTACTGACACTAATTTTATTGTGAAATCTGCAGTAGTAGCGGCACTTTATGCGGTACTAACATTGTTGTTACCGGTGGCATCTTATGGACCTATACAGTTTAGGTTTAGCGAGATCTTGGTTTTATTAGTATTTTATAATAAAAGATTTATCCCTGGTCTAGTCTTAGGATGTGCTATAGCAAACATGTTTAGTCCTATGATGGCTTTTGATGTTGTGTTTGGAACCTTATCATCATTTGTAGCTTTTAAACTAATGGAAAGAGCAAAGAGCCTTGTAGTAGCATCATTATTTCCAGTATTATGTGTTATAGTTCCAGCTATAGGTACATGGTTAATATTGGCTAATAACGAAGTTTTGTTGGTTCTAATTTCACAGTTTATGCTAAGTGAATTTGTTATGGTAACAATAATTGGTGTAGCTATATTTAAAATACTTGAACAAAATTCTGTGTTTATGTCATATATAAATAATTTTTAAGAATAAAAAACCCCGATATTTTTTATATCGGGGACAGAGCGTCGACAAACCCACTAATAAATTGGGAGTGTTGGCGCTTTTTCTATATTTATTTTAAAATATATTAATTTTTCAAATAATAACGTAAACTCTTTAGTAAACAGAGGAAAATTACCTCCATCTCCGTCTAATCTATCCAGTAATTTTGCTAATTTTTTTATATTTAGGCACGCAAAAGTTAGTGCCGCTTTCATACTCATTTTTTCCTTACCTATCATATTGGTATATCTAAAACTATGGTATTCTTTAGCACTTCCGAATTGTCTTTCTATTGTTTCTTTTCTTTGCTTATATTCTGCTTTTCCTGCTTTGGTTAGTCTGTACCATTCACAATAGTCTATGTATCCTTGCCATATATGCCTTATTATTACTTTTACCTTGCTTTTACTTTTTGTACATTTGCTTAAAGATGGGCAGTCTTCACATAAGCTTTTCTTGCTTTTATATATTCTGTAGCCTTCTCGTTTTGTTGTTGAGTACAGGAGTATTTTGTTTTCTGGGCATATGTAGCAGTCGTTCGTTTCGTCATATTTATATTCTTTTGGATAGAAAGATTCTTTATCGTTTCTTCTTCCTTTTGGTTTTGTATATGGTAAGACTGGCATTATTCCTTTTTCTATTAGTTCTTTTGCTATTGCTGGTATTTTGTATCCTGCATCCATTACTATCTTTTCTGACTTGTATTTTTCTAATTTTTCTTTGAAGAATGATGGGAAGGTTGTTGAGTCGTGTAGGTTTCCTGGATAGGCTTTGTATCCTAAGATCCATCCATTTTTATCACATGATGTTTGGATTGAGTATGCGTATACTTCTTTGTGGTTTCCTTTATGGAATAGTCCACTTTCTGGATCTGTTGTTGATTGACTTATTTCTTTTTCTTCTAATATTTCACCATCTGGGTAATCAAAGTCATCTTTTCCATTTTTGTTTCTGTCTTCATTTACTTCTTTTTCTAGTTTTCTTTGGTAGGATTTTACTTTTTTCTTTATTTTTACTTTTTGACTTTTATGTCTGTTGGCGTGGGCTTTTACATGGGTTGAGTCTACAAATTGTATTTTTGTGTCTACGAATCCATAGCTCATTGCTTGGTCTAGGATGTTTTCGAATATTTGATTGAATATGTCTGTGTTTTTAAATCTTCTTTCATAGTTTTTCCCGAAGGTTGAGAAGTGTGGAACTTTATCGTAGAAGTCTAGACCTAAAAACCATCGATAGGCTATGTTTACTTCTACTTCTCTTATTGTTTGCCTCATGCTGTTTATGTTGAAGAAGTATTGTAGGATTACAAGCTTTATTAATACTACTGGGTCTATACTTGGTCTTCCTGTTGTTTGTGAGTATTTATCTTCTACTAGATCGTATATGAAGTTGAAGTCTATGTATTTGTCTATTTTTCTTAATATGTGATCTTTTGGGACCAATTGTTCTACTTATACCATTTGAACTTGTTCGGTGTTATTTTTTTCATTTTTGTATAGCATAACTTCCTCCATCTTTAGTATACTTATACCAGAAGATGGCTTGATTTAAGCGTTTATCGCATAGAAAAAGTAGATGAAGTTTTGTTTTTCATCTACTTTGTCTACAGTCTGACCCCGATATTTTTTATATCGGGGAATTTTTTTATATTTCTTCTTTTTCTTTATCTTGTTTTCTTTTTGCGTATTCTTCTTTGGTTAATACATCAACTATATTTACTTTTACAGCTGCAACCTTGATACCTGTTAGGTCAAGAACTTCCTTCTTTACAAGGTTATCTATATCTTTAAAGACTATAGCAGCTTTTTTCCCATATTCTAGGATTAATGACGCCTCAACTATACAAGTATTCTCTTCTTGGTCTACTGATATACCTGACGTTGATTCTTCATCATTTGTAAAAGAGGATGTTATTGTATTTAGCAAATTACCTTGTAGGTCTAATACACCATCCACCTTATCTACAACTTTTTTTGTAATTTTTGCTAAAACCTTGTCAGCTACAGTATATTGGCTAACTTGGTCATTAAATGGTTGATTATTGTATTCTGTCATATAAAACTCCTTTTCTCTTATATTTAACATATACCCAGTCTAAGGATTTTATAAACTATAATTTATTTAGCTTGTTGATTATTTTTTCAATTTCATCAATTTTTTCTTTGATTTCTTCTTTATCATTTTTCTCAAGACTATCATAAACACAATGTTCTAAGTGTCCCTTCAGTACATCTTTATTAATGTTTTTAAGTATTGATATGGATGCCATCAACTGATCTGAAATATCTATACAATATCTATCATTTTCAACCATTCTTATAAGGCCATCTATTTGACCACCAACAGTTTTTAACTTTTTTATTGTTTTGCTTTTGTCTGCTTTCATTATTTGTTTATCACAGATATGAATTCATATCCTGCTTCTTCGATAGCTTCTTTTATTTTTTCTTGGTCAATGTCTCCAATATAGGAAACTTCGGCATTTTTTTCTTCCAAATTCACATCAGCTACTTCTACGCCTTCTAGATCTTCTAGAGCTTTTTTTACGTGTTTTGCACAGTTGTTGCAGCTCATTCCTTCAACATTAACTAATAATTTTTTTACTTCACTCATATTTTCCTCCAATTTACTATTACTAATATTATTATTATACTCTTCATTTGAGTTTGCATAGACGAAGTTTCTAAGCCTTAGAGAGTTGAGGCAGACAAAAACAGATGATAAACTCATAGCTAAAGATGCAAACATTGGATTTAATTTTAAACCAAATTTAGGATAAAGAATACCAGCAGCTAGGGGAATCAATATTATATTGTAGAAAAATGCCCAAAATAGGTTTTCTTTTATTATTTTTATGGTTTTTCTTGATAAGTTTATAGAATTAACCAAATCCATTAATGAATTTTTAACCAAGATAACATCTGCAGAGTCAATTGCTATATCAGAACCTTGACCTATAGCTATACCAATATCGGCCCTAGCAAGGGCTGGTGCATCATTTATACCATCACCAACCATAGCAACTTTTTTGCCTAGGTTTTGGAGTTCTTTTACTACTTTGTCCTTTTCATGAGGTAGGACCTGGGCATATTTTTCATCTATGTTTAATCTTTTTCTTATTGATTCTGCTGTATTTTCACTATCGCCTGTAACCATAGCCAGCTTGTAACCATCTTTTTTTAGCTGTGCAATTGCTCTTATAGATGATTCTTTGGCCATATCTTGGACAGCGATTATTCCCAACACTTCTTTATCGTTAGAAAAATACATACAAGTTTTTCCCTCTAGTGATAAATCACTGTGTTTTTTCTTATAGGATTTAAGGTCGATCTTGTTATCCTTCATGAGTTTTTCATTTCCAGCAAAGAATATATTATTATCAATTTTCGCCTTTATTCCGTGGCCAATTATAGATTCGAATTCATCTACATTAGTTTTATTTATATTTTTATCCTTACAGTAATTAATTATTGCATCAGATAGGGGATGCTCAGATAAGTCTTCTATAGAGTAGGCAATCTCAAGGAATTCTTTCTCATCTATCTTAGTTATGATATCAGTTACTCTTGGTTTTCCTTCAGTTATAGTTCCTGTTTTATCCAGGAGTATATTTTCTACTTTATGAAGGTTTTCCAAACTTTCTGCATTTTTAAATAATAAGCCTAGTTCTGCAGACTTACCAGTTGCAACCATGATTGCCATTGGGGTTGCAAGGCCTAGCGCGCATGGGCAAGAGATAACTAATACTGAAATCATCATATTTAGAGCTAGCTCAAAATCTTTATTAATAAAGTACCAGGCAAAAAATGTAATGACCGAAATTATCATAACTAAAGGAACAAATATAGACGAGACCTTATCTGCAAGTTTTGCAATTGGTGCTTTGGTTTCATTAGCCTCATTTACTAAATTTATAATATTAGCCAGAGTTGTATCATCACCAACTCTGTTGGCTTTAAATTTGAAAGCACCCTGCTTATTTATAGTTGCAGATATTACTTCATCACCAACATTTTTGCTAACCGGAATTGATTCACCTGTAATAGCCGATTGGTCTATGAGGGAGCTTCCTTCAATGATAACTCCATCAACAGGGATTCTTTCTCCAGGTCTTATTACTATAATATCTCCCTTTACTATATCATCAGCTGGTATTTCTATTTCTTTATCATCTCTGACAACCCTTGCGGTATCTGGGGCAAGATCCATCAGTTTTTTTAGTGATGCCTTTGTTTCACCTTTGCTTCTGGATTCAAAATATTTACCTAGACTTATCAAGGTAAGTATCATCACCGCAGATTCGAAGTATAGATTGTGCCTATAATGATCTATAGTTGCAAAATCAGAAGCTCCTGCTGCATGAGCCATTCTCATGATGGCAAAAATACCATAAAATAGGGCGGATGTAGAACCTAAGGCTACAAGCGTATCCATATTTGGATTGCCATGAGCAAGAGATTTAAATCCTGATACATAAAAATGTCTATTTAAAAATATAATAGGGAGGGCTAATAAAAATTGAAGGAAAGCATTATTTATAGCTCCCTTTGTCCCGGTTATAAAATCTGGTATCTTAAGACCAATCATTGGACCCATGGCTATATACATCAATATAAACATAAAAATAAAAGAAACCCTTAGGTTTAAAATATTGAAGCTATTATCATCATTGTCTGTTTCTCTACCTATGTTTGTATCTTTAGGGTCTGATTTTAAGTAAGCCTTATATCCTGCCTTATCTACTGCATCAATAATGTCTTGGTCACTTAAAAGATTTGCATCAAAATCTACACTCATTGTTTCATTTATCAGGTTGACACTTACATCATTTACATCAAGTTTTGATACAGCTCTTGTGACTGCGGCCTGACATGCTGAGCAAGTCATACCTTTCACATCAAAACGTTGTTTCATCTTAACCTCCTACACCCCTGTGGGGTGTATATAAATTATATTTTAATGGTGATATTTTGTCAAGTATAGTGATAATTAGGAGATTATATGAAAAGATATAAAATAATATATAGGGGTAGGGTCCAGGGTGTTGGATTTAGGTGGCAATGTAAAAGACTTGCTGATAGTTTGGGTATAACTGGTGAAGTTAAAAATCTATTTGATGGAAGTGTGTCCGTATATATACAAGGAAATGATCAAGCTTTAAATGATTTTTTTAAGGGAGTAGAATATTTTTCTTATGCTAAAATTGGTAGTAAAGTAATTGATGAAGTAAAAGTAAAAGAAGATGAAAAATCTTTCGAAATAGTTTATTAATATTGAAAGATTAGCATAAAAAGGGTTTAATACTTATATGAATTTAAAAAGCAAATTAGTTAAAGCATTAGCAAAGCTAATTAGATTTGGTTTGAAGCTAATAAACAGAAATGCAACATCTCTTCCTGGATACGTTGCATATAAATTAGACAAAGACATACTAAAAGAATTGTCAAAGAACACTAAGTTTATTTTTGTAACAGGGACTAATGGCAAGACGATGACAACTCATTTTCTTTCAAGCATACTAAAAGAAGCCTATCCTCTTGTATTGACAAATGAATCAGGATCAAACATGGTTCAGGGCATAATAACATCACTTTTGGATAATCCAGAAGATAAGGAAACTGTGGCAGTTTTGGAGGTAGATGAGGCAAATATTGTTAGAATAGGTCAATATATAAAGGCAGATTACATAGTTTTAACAAATATTTTTAGAGATCAGATGGATCGTTTTGGAGAGATCTACAATATATTGGATAAGATATTAGATGGTATAAATTTGATGCCAGATGCAAGGATAATTGCTAATGGTGATTTGCCAATATTTTCTTATGATAGTATAAAAAAGTTTGATCCTGTATATTATGCCATAAGGTGCAAAGAAAATGCTGAGTATAACCTAGATGCAGAATTTAATTCTGATGGTATTTTATGTCCTAAATGTCATAGTGTACTAAAATATAGAGAAGTCAACTATTCTTCATTAGGTGATTTTGCTTGTCCTAATTGTGATTTTAAATCTCCAAATATAAAATACTGTATTAACAATATAATAAATCAGGATCCAGACCATTCAAAATTTATGTTAAATGATGAAATATACAATGTTAATGTAGGGGGTATGTACAATATCTATAATGCTCTTGCCGCTATAGCTTGTGCAAAAGAGCTTGGTCTAACTGAAAATCAGGTGGATCTAGGACTTACAAAACAGAAAAATGTTTTTGGTAGGCAAGAAAATATAAAGATAGACAATAAGAATTTAATTATAAATTTAGTGAAAAATCCAACTGGACTAAACCAAGTTATAGACTTACTCTTATTAGAAAAAGAGCCTATAAGTCTAGTTTGCCTTTTAAATGATAATTATGCTGACGGTCTAGATGTATCGTGGATTTACGATGCTAATTACGAAAGACTAAAAGCTCTAGATATAAAAGATGTATATGTATCTGGTAAAAGATATAAAGATATGAAAAGGCGACTTGAAATAGCAGATATTTATGATGATCAAATACAAACATTCGATTATGAAAATAATATAAGAGATATAATAAAAAACTCTAAGACAAACAATATCTATATACTATCTACCTATACAGCGATGCTTAGATTGAGGGAGGTGCTTGAATTATAAGTAAAATAAAAATATGTCATTTATATGGTAATTTACTTAATACATATGGTGATGTCGGCAATATCATGGCTTTTGAACATGAATTAAAGAAAAAAAATATAGATTTTGAAAGAAATATAGTATCGATAGGTGATGAATTTCATGCTGAGGACTATGATTTTGTTTTCTTTGGCGGTGGTCAAGATTATGAGCAAAATATAGTTAAGAAAGATCTCTTCAATAAGAAAGACCAGCTTGTAGAATATATCGAAAATGATGGTTTGCTTCTTTCTGTGTGTGGAGGTTATCAATTATTGGGTAAATATTACTATGACGCAGACGGACAAAAGCTGGATGGGCTTGGTATATTTGATCACTACACTGTAAATCAAGAAGATAAAAACAGGTTTACAGGTCAGATCAAAGTTGAAAGCAAAGTTTTTGATGAGCTTTGTCTAGGATTTGAAAATCATGGTGGAAAAACATACTTGGGTAAAGATCAAGACCCATTTGCATATGTTTTAGAAGGTAATGGAAATAATGGTGAGGATAAAACCGAGGGTTTTATATATAAAAACACCATTGGAACTTATTTGCACGGTCCAATCCTTGCAAGAAATGAACAATTTTGTAAAAAATTAGTAAATATAATAATTAAGGAGTAAATGATGACAGAATCAAAACTAAGAAGTAAAGAAACAGATGAATTATTTGAAGCTATCTTAATGCTAAAAGATGTAGAAGAATGTTATGAATTCTTTACAGATATTTGTACAGCAAGAGAAATTCAATCAATATCACAAAGACTACATGTTGCAAAACTACTTAAAATTAGAAAAACCTACTCAGTAATAGAAGAAGAAACAGGTGCATCAACAGCAACTATCTCTAGGGTTAATAGATCTCTAAATTATGGAGCAGGTGGTTATGATCTAGTTTTAGAAAAACTAATTGAAAAAGACTTAAAAGAAACAAAAGAGTAAGCTTACTTACTCTTTTTTTTAAGGTATAATATTAGGGTCGAGAAAGGAAGGGAAAATGAATATAGACAGACTAAATGATAGGCAAAGGGAAGCTGTCCTACATAAAAATGGTCCCTTACTTGTCCTAGCAGGAGCTGGAAGTGGAAAAACTTCAGTACTTACAAGCTCTATTGCATATAAAATTAAGGAAGAGGGTATAGACCCTAGAAATATTTTGGCTATAACCTTTACAAATAAAGCTGCTGGCGAGATGAAAGAAAGGGTCGCTGACCTTTTGGATATGGACGTTTCATATCTATGGATCGGGACATTTCACTCAATTTGTGCTAGAATTTTAAGGATGAATATAGAAAAAATTGGTTATACTAGCAATTTTACAATTTATGATAGTCAGGATCAGAGAGCACTGATAAGAGATATTATAAAAGAGCTTGGATATAAGGATGAAATAAATCCAAAACAAGCACAAAATATAATTTCAAATTCAAAAAACAAATCTATGAGTCCAGATGATTTTAGGGAAACTTATTTTTATTTGTCAAATGTTGACGAGCTTACTGAGATATTTAAAAAATACGAAGAAAAGAAATTTGAATACAATGCACTGGACTTTGATGATTTGATAGAAAAAGTATTAGACTTATTTGCAAAAGACCCAGATGTTCTTAGCTATTACCAAAATAAATTTGATTATATTTTTGTTGATGAGTTTCAGGACACAAATAATTCCCAATATGAACTTATCAAGTTTATTGGATCTGTTCATCAAAATATAGTTGCAGTTGGGGATGCTGACCAATCTATTTATTCTTTTAGGGGAGCTGATATTAGAAATATACTAAATTTTGAGAAGGACTTCCCTGG
This window of the Anaerococcus mediterraneensis genome carries:
- a CDS encoding QueT transporter family protein encodes the protein MKEKTYDFTDTNFIVKSAVVAALYAVLTLLLPVASYGPIQFRFSEILVLLVFYNKRFIPGLVLGCAIANMFSPMMAFDVVFGTLSSFVAFKLMERAKSLVVASLFPVLCVIVPAIGTWLILANNEVLLVLISQFMLSEFVMVTIIGVAIFKILEQNSVFMSYINNF
- a CDS encoding heavy metal translocating P-type ATPase; translated protein: MKQRFDVKGMTCSACQAAVTRAVSKLDVNDVSVNLINETMSVDFDANLLSDQDIIDAVDKAGYKAYLKSDPKDTNIGRETDNDDNSFNILNLRVSFIFMFILMYIAMGPMIGLKIPDFITGTKGAINNAFLQFLLALPIIFLNRHFYVSGFKSLAHGNPNMDTLVALGSTSALFYGIFAIMRMAHAAGASDFATIDHYRHNLYFESAVMILTLISLGKYFESRSKGETKASLKKLMDLAPDTARVVRDDKEIEIPADDIVKGDIIVIRPGERIPVDGVIIEGSSLIDQSAITGESIPVSKNVGDEVISATINKQGAFKFKANRVGDDTTLANIINLVNEANETKAPIAKLADKVSSIFVPLVMIISVITFFAWYFINKDFELALNMMISVLVISCPCALGLATPMAIMVATGKSAELGLLFKNAESLENLHKVENILLDKTGTITEGKPRVTDIITKIDEKEFLEIAYSIEDLSEHPLSDAIINYCKDKNINKTNVDEFESIIGHGIKAKIDNNIFFAGNEKLMKDNKIDLKSYKKKHSDLSLEGKTCMYFSNDKEVLGIIAVQDMAKESSIRAIAQLKKDGYKLAMVTGDSENTAESIRKRLNIDEKYAQVLPHEKDKVVKELQNLGKKVAMVGDGINDAPALARADIGIAIGQGSDIAIDSADVILVKNSLMDLVNSINLSRKTIKIIKENLFWAFFYNIILIPLAAGILYPKFGLKLNPMFASLAMSLSSVFVCLNSLRLRNFVYANSNEEYNNNISNSKLEENMSEVKKLLVNVEGMSCNNCAKHVKKALEDLEGVEVADVNLEEKNAEVSYIGDIDQEKIKEAIEEAGYEFISVINK
- a CDS encoding acylphosphatase gives rise to the protein MKRYKIIYRGRVQGVGFRWQCKRLADSLGITGEVKNLFDGSVSVYIQGNDQALNDFFKGVEYFSYAKIGSKVIDEVKVKEDEKSFEIVY
- a CDS encoding YerC/YecD family TrpR-related protein, yielding MTESKLRSKETDELFEAILMLKDVEECYEFFTDICTAREIQSISQRLHVAKLLKIRKTYSVIEEETGASTATISRVNRSLNYGAGGYDLVLEKLIEKDLKETKE
- a CDS encoding IS1182 family transposase produces the protein MVPKDHILRKIDKYIDFNFIYDLVEDKYSQTTGRPSIDPVVLIKLVILQYFFNINSMRQTIREVEVNIAYRWFLGLDFYDKVPHFSTFGKNYERRFKNTDIFNQIFENILDQAMSYGFVDTKIQFVDSTHVKAHANRHKSQKVKIKKKVKSYQRKLEKEVNEDRNKNGKDDFDYPDGEILEEKEISQSTTDPESGLFHKGNHKEVYAYSIQTSCDKNGWILGYKAYPGNLHDSTTFPSFFKEKLEKYKSEKIVMDAGYKIPAIAKELIEKGIMPVLPYTKPKGRRNDKESFYPKEYKYDETNDCYICPENKILLYSTTKREGYRIYKSKKSLCEDCPSLSKCTKSKSKVKVIIRHIWQGYIDYCEWYRLTKAGKAEYKQRKETIERQFGSAKEYHSFRYTNMIGKEKMSMKAALTFACLNIKKLAKLLDRLDGDGGNFPLFTKEFTLLFEKLIYFKINIEKAPTLPIY
- a CDS encoding type 1 glutamine amidotransferase yields the protein MCHLYGNLLNTYGDVGNIMAFEHELKKKNIDFERNIVSIGDEFHAEDYDFVFFGGGQDYEQNIVKKDLFNKKDQLVEYIENDGLLLSVCGGYQLLGKYYYDADGQKLDGLGIFDHYTVNQEDKNRFTGQIKVESKVFDELCLGFENHGGKTYLGKDQDPFAYVLEGNGNNGEDKTEGFIYKNTIGTYLHGPILARNEQFCKKLVNIIIKE
- a CDS encoding MurT ligase domain-containing protein, translating into MNLKSKLVKALAKLIRFGLKLINRNATSLPGYVAYKLDKDILKELSKNTKFIFVTGTNGKTMTTHFLSSILKEAYPLVLTNESGSNMVQGIITSLLDNPEDKETVAVLEVDEANIVRIGQYIKADYIVLTNIFRDQMDRFGEIYNILDKILDGINLMPDARIIANGDLPIFSYDSIKKFDPVYYAIRCKENAEYNLDAEFNSDGILCPKCHSVLKYREVNYSSLGDFACPNCDFKSPNIKYCINNIINQDPDHSKFMLNDEIYNVNVGGMYNIYNALAAIACAKELGLTENQVDLGLTKQKNVFGRQENIKIDNKNLIINLVKNPTGLNQVIDLLLLEKEPISLVCLLNDNYADGLDVSWIYDANYERLKALDIKDVYVSGKRYKDMKRRLEIADIYDDQIQTFDYENNIRDIIKNSKTNNIYILSTYTAMLRLREVLEL
- a CDS encoding metal-sensing transcriptional repressor, whose amino-acid sequence is MKADKSKTIKKLKTVGGQIDGLIRMVENDRYCIDISDQLMASISILKNINKDVLKGHLEHCVYDSLEKNDKEEIKEKIDEIEKIINKLNKL
- a CDS encoding Asp23/Gls24 family envelope stress response protein; amino-acid sequence: MTEYNNQPFNDQVSQYTVADKVLAKITKKVVDKVDGVLDLQGNLLNTITSSFTNDEESTSGISVDQEENTCIVEASLILEYGKKAAIVFKDIDNLVKKEVLDLTGIKVAAVKVNIVDVLTKEEYAKRKQDKEKEEI